The proteins below are encoded in one region of Helianthus annuus cultivar XRQ/B chromosome 2, HanXRQr2.0-SUNRISE, whole genome shotgun sequence:
- the LOC110891465 gene encoding uncharacterized protein LOC110891465, whose product MENSTFGVWNDIRQVQDQVDWDRIVWFLQAIPRHSFLMWLIVCKKLKTQDIMCKWRASGPDSHDHLFFECDFASQVWYGVREKAGMQIIGKRWDGIMDYLIQHADSKRATHIIGKLVVAASAYFIWQERNNRLFSSNKRNVAQVIEVVLMIVRMKLHTMKFRRTSNMN is encoded by the exons ATGGAGAATAGCACGTTTGGGGTGTGGAATGATATTCGTCAAGTTCAAGATCAGGTTGATTGGGATCGTATAGTGTGGTTTCTTCAGGCTATCCCTCGGCATTCTTTTCTTATGTGGCTCATAGTTTGCAAGAAACTCAAAACCCAGGATATCATGTGCAAATGGCGTGCGTCGG GGCCGGACTCTCACGATCACCTCTTTTTTGAGTGCGATTTTGCATCTCAAGTCTGGTATGGGGTTCGTGAGAAGGCGGGTATGCAAATAATAGGGAAGAGGTGGGACGGGATTATGGATTATCTAATTCAACATGCGGATTCAAAACGTGCCACTCACATCATTGGTAAATTAGTGGTGGCGGCGTCGGCTTACTTTATTTGGCAAGAACGTAATAACAGATTGTTCTCGTCTAATAAAAGGAACGTGGCTCAAGTTATCGAGGTGGTTCTTATGATTGTTAGAATGAAATTACATACAATGAAGTTTCGAAGAACAAGTAACATGAATTAA